In Anaerolineales bacterium, a genomic segment contains:
- a CDS encoding sulfurtransferase TusA family protein: MPADTFDSNLEICYEILLYLAARLARLRFGEVFEYTTSDPDAPEKIAAWCEVRGFPLLLCESLSDGRSRFLIEKA; encoded by the coding sequence ATGCCCGCTGACACCTTTGACTCGAATCTCGAAATTTGTTATGAAATTCTTCTCTACCTTGCGGCGCGGCTGGCGCGGCTGCGCTTTGGCGAGGTGTTTGAATATACAACAAGCGACCCCGATGCGCCGGAAAAAATTGCCGCATGGTGCGAAGTGCGCGGGTTTCCTTTGCTTCTATGCGAGTCTCTTTCCGACGGGCGCAGCCGGTTTTTGATTGAAAAAGCCTGA
- a CDS encoding Rieske 2Fe-2S domain-containing protein has protein sequence MPGKVWIRLCALEQLPSDKAVNIFVNGQRYVVIRQGESAYMVQGYCTHMLYPLKDSKVENCVLTCNLHGSKFDIRDGSVQHWPMPMVDDVKQKKMLRTFETRVEGGEVYVAWETDDPSKVRARF, from the coding sequence ATGCCTGGTAAAGTATGGATTCGACTTTGTGCCCTTGAACAACTTCCTTCTGATAAAGCCGTGAATATTTTCGTCAATGGGCAGCGCTATGTGGTGATCCGGCAAGGCGAAAGCGCCTATATGGTACAAGGCTATTGCACCCATATGCTCTACCCGCTCAAAGATTCCAAAGTAGAAAACTGCGTTCTCACCTGCAACCTGCACGGCAGTAAATTCGATATTCGTGACGGGTCTGTACAGCATTGGCCCATGCCGATGGTCGATGATGTAAAACAAAAGAAGATGCTGCGCACCTTCGAGACGCGGGTAGAGGGTGGTGAGGTGTATGTGGCGTGGGAGACGGATGATCCATCGAAAGTTCGCGCTCGCTTTTAA